The sequence below is a genomic window from Felis catus isolate Fca126 chromosome A2, F.catus_Fca126_mat1.0, whole genome shotgun sequence.
ATCACCCAGCTTCACGGGCTGGGTGGGCCGGGGCAGGCTCAATCTGCACTGGCCGTTGTTAATGCTCTGGATATCGTTTACTCTGCTgtcaggtggggaaactgaggcccaaaggccGGTGAGGGATGAAGGCTGACCCAGCCAATGTCTGCTGCGCTGAGGGCCTGTTTGGGGGCACAcggggcagcagggtggggggtgacAGTGCGTAGTGGGGGGCCGTGTACCACCCGGCCTCACCCCAGGGTCCACCACTGTCTCTTCTAGGGGCCCTGGAGTGCGAGGCCCATGGGCCAGCCCCAGCGGAAACTCGGTGAGTGGTGGCCCGGAGGGCCGGGGGAAGATGGTGGCGGTCTGTGAGGGGTAGAGCGGGCCGACTGCTCATAGCTGTCCTTCTCCCCAGATCCcctattcctcctcctcccccggcAGCTACACGGTGAGTGGGGCCCAGCGGGCCGTGGCTGTGCCGCTCAagcctggggggaggggttgtgggtggcagatgtgtgtgtttggggggagggtctttctcaccttctctgtctccctccttgtgCAGGGACCCCCAGGAGGAGGCGGGCCCCCTGGAACACCCATCATGCCCAGCCCTGGAGGTGGTACAGCCCGGGTGGGGTACAGGGAGGGTGTTCCTGGAGAAGTCGTCACACTTCTTCCCCTCATGCACCAATATCTCCCCCAGACTCCACCAACTCCAGCGAGAACATGTACACTATCATGAACCCCATTGGGCCGGGCGCCGGCAGGGCTAATGTGAGTGGAGGGGGCTCCAGGGTGGGGGCTGCAGAAAGTAGTGGCCCCACTGGGGGTCTGGTGGCCCTAGTCCCACGCTGCCCCGCTGCCCGCAGTTCCCACTCGGCCCTGGTCCGGAGGGCCCCATGGCGGCCATGAGTGCGATGGAGCCTCATCACGTGAACGGATCCCTGGGTGAGTGGGCGTCCGGAGaccacccccgccccactccccAACCAGGCTGCTTCACAAGCCTTTTGCGCCCCCTGGCGGATGCTCCCGCCCCTCCAACCCCGTTTCTCCTCTGGCGACCCAGTTGTGCCCCGAGCTTCCGCAGGCGGCCCAGTGGCAGGGGTTGCGTTGGGGGGAGGATTCCTGTAGCTAAACCATGAGTGCCATCACTGACCCCTGCCCGGACCCTCCGTCCGAGATCCCCAGCAGgctgggcctgggggcgggggaagtTCGAGGAGGGGGTCGATTGACCCTGGGCTCCCGGGGGGCGGGGAAGTCGGGCCTGGCGCAGGCGCGTCTGAGCCGCGGTCCGCCGTCTGTCGGTCCACAGGCTCGGGCGATATGGACGGGTTGCCGAAGGTGAGGGGCCGCGCTCCTGcgtggggtggggcctggggctccCGGGGCGCGGGGATGCGGGCTTGAGCAGGGCGGTGAGGCCTAGTCCAGGTCGGGACGAGCggtgggcagggcctggcccGCGGGGCGGGGAGTACCGCGCTGACCGCGGCCGCCCCCAGAGCTCCCCCGGCGCCGTGGCCGGCCTGAGCAACGCCCCGGGCACCCCGCGGGACGACGGCGAGATGGCGGCCGCCGGGACCTTCCTGCACCCGTTCCCGAGCGAAAGCGTAAGCGACTGCGTCGACTCCCCCCCCGCGGCGGCGTCGGGCCGGAGGGGCCTGGCGGGCAGGCCCCGGCGGGGCGGCCGGGGGGCCAGAGCAAGACCGTGACCGCGGCGGGCCAGGTGGGGGGGCGGCCGCGtcatccttcccctcccctctccccccttccctcactCCCGCCCTTATCTCACCGGCCCGCCCCCGTCCCAACCCCACCCTGGGACCCGCACCCCAGGGCGGCTTCCCCACGCTTCGCCAcctgtctccccccccaccccacgtccgccccgccccgccccgtcccctcTTCTCCCCGGGGGGGCGGGTCCCAGCCTAGGCCGGAGCTGAGCCCGCCTCCGCGCGCCACCCCCTCGTCTCTCCGCAGTACTCGCCGGGGATGACCATGAGCGTGTGATGGGGCAGTAGCCCCTTGCCCACTGCCGGCCTCGGCTTCTGCCCAGTGCCCCTGCCTGGGACCAAGGTCCAGGGGCTCGGGCAGTCTGCTGGGTGAGGGTCTGAGGTCACACCTCGGGCGACTGTACTCCAGTTCAAGGATTGGACAGCTGGGAGGCCCCGCACGAAGGActctcattttataaaaaaaaaacaaaacaaaaaacaaaaaacgcaaGGACCTCAGAGACGTTCTTTCATGTATAGGACCTTCCTGCCATTTCTATTTTGTCCAAGGGGGCTCCCTGGGGACCTCTTTTCCCCTGGACAGCAGGGGGTGGGCCCCATCAATAAATGTaacttggttttggtttttggtatcTGGTCTCAGATTTCTTCACTTTGGCTTGCAGCCACATCCTCCATCATGGGGTTAGGCAGAGGCTTCAGGGTTCTGGAAGTCTCAAGATTTGGGACATCAGTTTTTGAAGGGTAGGTTGGAGTCTACCACGTGAGAAACGGGAAATGGGGTCtagagtgggggggtggggtgattAGGATTAGGTCGCAGGCGCCAAGAACCCACAGGTGATGCTGTGGCCGTAGTGGCACTGGCTTTATTGTCTTTAGGGGTCTTGGAAAGGTTGGGTCCTGAGGGGCAATGGAGGCCGGAGTTTGGGGGCAGAAGAATGACCATGGCCTTAAGTGGTGGGCATCTGGGGTGCGTCAACCTGCGAGTGCCCGTTGGCATCACCCGTACAGCCGTTGGGGGCAGTTGGCGCTGGTCCCTTCTTGCAAGGCACAGGGCAGGCAGCGACCACGGGCCCCCCTCGCGTGAGGCCCGGGCGCTCCATCTTGTGCTCCAGAAGCATGTGGTTCTGTGGCGGGAGCCCCACACAGGCCCTGGGGAAAAGGCTGGGGGTTAGCGGGGGCCGGACTCCGCAGCCGGTGGACCCCGCGGCCCCCGATCCCTAGAATCCCTGTGGCCACTTGGGCCTGGGACGGGGAGCCCCAAGGCCAGGGCGCACCTGAGGATATTCTCGATGCAGCTGCGCTGGCGGAAGAGCGCATTGACCACCGGGCTGCCCGGGGGCACTAGCGGCGCCTTGAAGAGGAAGCTGAGCAGCGACAGCACCGAGTGGAAGGTCTGCGGCTCGGGGTCGGCGTCGGTGCAGAAGCTCACTCGCTGGCACAGTTCGGTCAGCAGCACCAGGTCTAGCATGATGGGCGCGGCCAGAAGCGAGTCCTGTGGGGCCGGGGGGtcagaaggtggggggggggggccggtgggcagcccccctcccgccccggcgGGCCCCGCACCTCGCACGTGTTGTGCAGCACCAGCGTGTTGGTGCCGCCCAGCATCAGCTCCGACGTGTACTCATCCAACGCACGCTTGCTGTCGCCCACGTACGGCACGTACTTGATGACCACCTGGAGGGCAGCACGAGGTCACAGGGGTCCCCGCCCTCCTCGGccgggagcccccacccccaccccacccccatagtGGCCCACGGCCCACGGCCCACGCACGCAGTGGTCGGGCTCCTCGCCGGGTGCGTAGAGCACCGGGTTGCTCTGCACCATGTCATCCACCACGCTGCTCTTGGACACCTCCTTGGAGCGGAACTGTGGCGGCGCCGACAGGTTCTGCCCGTCGTTGTTGCCCAGGTGGTTGTAGCTCACGATGGACATGGTCTGCGGGGAAAAAGGGGCCCCGCGGCAGCTGCAGGCCCCACAGCGCACAACCCCGGCGCTGAGGGTCCAAGCACCCCCTCCTGCGCCGTGCACCCCCGGGGCCCACGCACCTTGAGGCCGGAGCCAATAAGGAAGTCCACCAGTACGGACTTGACCTTGGTCTGTCCTGACTTGAAGTCGTCTCCACCCACGAAGACGCGTCGCTGACGAGCAAGCTCCAGGGCCCCGGGTACCAGCGTGTTCTGCGGGGACCCGTTGAGGAAGGCACAGCCCTCCAAGATGCTGGCCACAGCGAAGAGAGTGGAGGGCGACACCTCCAGGCCCAGCTGCGGACGTAGGCGGGCAGTCAGCACGGAGGGGTTCTTTGGGGCTCTGGCCCTGACCCCTCTCCAACCCCGTGTGCACCCCCACCTGGATGGTACGCAGCAAGTTCTCAGCAGTGTCATTGAGGCCTGGGACCACTTCGCAGAAGCGCTCCGTGTTCGCTGTCCACAGGACGATGACTTTGTCTAGCCCAGCGCTGGACCGGAAGTCACGGATGTCCCTGCGGATCTGCTCCAACTgggcggggagggaaggaggtcGTACAGGCCCCTCGATCTGGAGAGGTCTGGGCGACTCAGTTGCCCAAGTGCAGAGTGAGGTGTGGACCCTCAGGATGGAAGCGTGAAGACAAAAGACGGACAGAGAACGTGGGGGCAAACGGCGGGAGCAACAAGTGGCAAGGGATAAAGGACTTGGGGCGGGGCTGCACCTGCTGGGCGCGAGTGCCAAGTATGAGGTTGTCCGCACGCGCACTCTGGTTAGCGGCGATGAACTCGGGGATGTAGACAGAGGGCCGGGGGCGGAGGGACTCCATGTGTGGCCACAGTTGCTCCTGCAGTCCCCAATCCAATACTTGCGCCCGCCGCATGGCCTCAGCCAGGTTCACGGATGATATGTCCCAGCCTGCGgcggggtgaggggtgggaggctAACACCCCCAAGCTCAGCCCAGCCCGGAACCTAGGCCCCTCCAGGCCCCGCCTCCCACCCGCCCCTGCCTAGGGCCCCGCCCACCGTCGAACACGAGGTCGTCGGGTGCCACCATGGGCAGCAGTGCGCTGAAGGGCACGAACACCTCCTGGCCCTCGGCGTCCAAGCCCAGGCTAACGGTGCCGGCCTGCGTCAGCGAGCCGTAGTAGTTGGCCTCCTGGGGGGCGGCAGGCGGGGCGGAGTGAGGTGGGGCGTGGCGTGGGCCGCTGGCCGGCCAGGGCCCCGCCCGGCATCCTCAAGCTCCGCCTTACTTTTGGACGCCTCAGCCGCAGAAGCGGCTCCCCGTTTGGAGGTTCCCCCCACCACGGGAGCCGGCCGGCACCTTAGGCTCCTCCCCCTGAGGGCCCCCCCTCCTTCGTAGAGCTCCGCCCCCTAGAGGCCCTTCTCCCTCCCGCACCGACTCCGGCCAAGGCCAAGCCCCACCCGACCCCCCACCTTGCGGCCGGTGCGCGTGGGCCAGGACAGGCGCAGCCGGTTGGCCAGCACGGCAGCGGTGAGCGTGGAGCCGTTGTTCCCACCCCAGCCGACGAGCATGACCCCGAGCCGGGGCACCTGCCGGACGGTCCGGAAGGTGAAGCGCGTGGACGTGGGGTACACCTGGGGACGGGCGGTTCAGTGAGTCTGGGGCCACACCCCCCTCTTACTGCAGGGACAGGCCCACAGACGTTGGGTCATTCCCGTCCCCTCCTGGCTCCCTAGttcccccattcccaccccacaACTCCTGGTCCCCTGCCTACCTTGAGGACACCGCCCTCGCGGCTGACGCACGTTGTCCGGTACTCGTACTGAGCCTCGATGGCGTCAGGGCCGTAGACCACGTCGGGGCTTTCGACCACGAACTCGGCTGTGGCCTCCATCGCGGAGAGCTAGGGGCGTAGGGTGGGCAGGTCAGCGGGGACACGGGAGCCGGCGGACCGAGGCGACTGCGGTCCCCGGAGAGCCCGCACCAAACCCGGGGACGCACTCACCGGCGCGGAGTCAACTCGGACAGTGGCGGACGGCGAGGGCTCGGGGCGCGCGAACTCCAGAGAAAAGAGCCGCGGCCCCGCCCACGccccgcccctcaccccacccGCGCCAGGGAGGAGGGGCGCGCGGGGAGGAGGGGCGCGTCTGCCTAAGATTCGGGTTCAAGGCCCCGGAGACCTTAGCCATCACCGCCCTTGGGATCCCGCCCTGCCTGGCGCGGCAGGACATCCACGTGGGCTCCAGACCCCGGAGCGCGTGGATTCACTTCGCACCACAGTCGCTGAAGGCGCTCGGCCACTTTGCCTCATTTTGCAAAAGAGGACAATAATGGTTGCGAGAGCACGCCAGGCCCAGCCACAAGGCAAAAGGTGGAgctggagcagggcaggggggctgggcACCTGGGTCCGAGATACTGCAGTGGAAACTAAGGCCAGAATTCTGACTCCCGAGCCCAGCACTGCTTCAGCCTAGGCCGCCTCGGCCTCCCCCTTCCTGAGCAGAAGACACTCCCGACAGGGCTCACATGGTGCGTGTAGGGGGCGCTGCGAGGCCTCGATTTCCCTACCTGTGGCAGGAGGGCTTGGCAGGGCCAGGCTGGAGGGGGCCGGTGTTTGGTGAGAGGACGgcggaagggagggggtgggcaggaccCACGAGGTCAGCTGGGGAGGAGCTAGGCAGGCACAGCACGGAGCCCCCCTAGCACCCAGTGATAAGGGAGCGTGGGAacccggcgggcgggcgggggcggctcCCCCAGGAACTTTCCAAAACAAGCGGCCTCCTCCGGCTGGAAAGTTTCCACCACTGGAGCTGACCCAAAAGGTGGATAGTTGGGAACGTTCGCAGGAAACATGGTCAGGGCCTGGCCTTGGGGGTTGTGGGCTCCGAGACTCTGGCTCCAGGCTTTGCCCTCAAGGGGCTCCAGTGTAGGGGCGTCCGAAGTACACTGGGGCCCCCCTACCTGGCCAGAGGCAACTCACAGATAGGGTCTGGCAAGggcaggctgcctggaggaggtggttGCTGCAAGGTTCTTGAGACAAGAGGACATCTCTTATGGGGAGATATGAAGGACTGCCCAGGCAAAAACCTTGGGGGGGTGGGATCGGGGGCAGACGGAAAGGTGGccgggtgggagggaagagaagcgGTCTGGGGACAAGGGCAGACCCtcgaggctggagggagggagtaTTGTATAATATTTGCGTTTCGTCCCCAGTTCCTGGCTGGAGATTGAGTCCAGTCACCAACGGCCAGTGATTTCATATGTACATAACGGAGCCTCTGCAAAAACCCAACAAGGAGGGCTCGGGAAGCACATGACGGTGCTGCCCACATGATGGGCGGTGGCCCATCTGGAGAAGGCATGGAAGCCCAGTGCCATTCTTCGCTCCCTGCCTTCACCATCTACCTCCTCCGGCTGTTGGGAGTGTTTTCCTGAGCACTGTGAGCCATTCTGGCAAACCAAGGGGGGGAGCCGAGGGAACCCCTGATGTATAGCCAGTGGGTCAGAAGTTTGGGTGGCCCGAGACTTGTGGCAGGTGTCTGAAGTCGGGGCGGTCTtgtgtgggactgagcccttcaccTGTGGGGTCTGGTGCCAGCTCCAAGAATTGAAATCCAGTAGACTGGAGGGAGCTTGTGCCTCCACGTGACAAGTGACCTGGGAATGAGTGCAGAGACCAGAGaggtccccagccccaggcctggggagCCCTAGCACTCACTGGGCAGCCTGCAGGAAGATGGTGGGGGCAGAGCTGACCCAGACAGGCTCCCCGGAAGGGcagtggggtggctgggtggggggctgggcggGACGTGGCCTCGGGCTGCTTCTAATCCTGGCAGACAAGTGGGCACCGCACAGTGATCGCAGGGACCACCTGGGGACCCCAGTGGGGCTCtcgagggcaggggcagggctgtcTCAGCCACCGAGTGCCAGTGCCCAGGTGGAGCCTGGCGCACAGGAGGGACTGTGGGATCGGAGTGCCGGCAAGATGACACCTGGGGATGTCGTCCAACAAGTGGCCGGAATGGTGGGCGGCCCCTAGCCCCTCGGCCATGGTACAGATTGTGAGCTTGGGAAGACCCttctggggctggggggctgga
It includes:
- the ISYNA1 gene encoding inositol-3-phosphate synthase 1 isoform X2, translated to MEATAEFVVESPDVVYGPDAIEAQYEYRTTCVSREGGVLKVYPTSTRFTFRTVRQVPRLGVMLVGWGGNNGSTLTAAVLANRLRLSWPTRTGRKEANYYGSLTQAGTVSLGLDAEGQEVFVPFSALLPMVAPDDLVFDGWDISSVNLAEAMRRAQVLDWGLQEQLWPHMESLRPRPSVYIPEFIAANQSARADNLILGTRAQQLEQIRRDIRDFRSSAGLDKVIVLWTANTERFCEVVPGLNDTAENLLRTIQLGLEVSPSTLFAVASILEGCAFLNGSPQNTLVPGALELARQRRVFVGGDDFKSGQTKVKSVLVDFLIGSGLKTMSIVSYNHLGNNDGQNLSAPPQFRSKEVSKSSVVDDMVQSNPVLYAPGEEPDHCVVIKYVPYVGDSKRALDEYTSELMLGGTNTLVLHNTCEDSLLAAPIMLDLVLLTELCQRVSFCTDADPEPQTFHSVLSLLSFLFKAPLVPPGSPVVNALFRQRSCIENILRACVGLPPQNHMLLEHKMERPGLTRGGPVVAACPVPCKKGPAPTAPNGCTGDANGHSQVDAPQMPTT
- the ISYNA1 gene encoding inositol-3-phosphate synthase 1 isoform X1 encodes the protein MEATAEFVVESPDVVYGPDAIEAQYEYRTTCVSREGGVLKEANYYGSLTQAGTVSLGLDAEGQEVFVPFSALLPMVAPDDLVFDGWDISSVNLAEAMRRAQVLDWGLQEQLWPHMESLRPRPSVYIPEFIAANQSARADNLILGTRAQQLEQIRRDIRDFRSSAGLDKVIVLWTANTERFCEVVPGLNDTAENLLRTIQLGLEVSPSTLFAVASILEGCAFLNGSPQNTLVPGALELARQRRVFVGGDDFKSGQTKVKSVLVDFLIGSGLKTMSIVSYNHLGNNDGQNLSAPPQFRSKEVSKSSVVDDMVQSNPVLYAPGEEPDHCVVIKYVPYVGDSKRALDEYTSELMLGGTNTLVLHNTCEDSLLAAPIMLDLVLLTELCQRVSFCTDADPEPQTFHSVLSLLSFLFKAPLVPPGSPVVNALFRQRSCIENILRACVGLPPQNHMLLEHKMERPGLTRGGPVVAACPVPCKKGPAPTAPNGCTGDANGHSQVDAPQMPTT
- the SSBP4 gene encoding single-stranded DNA-binding protein 4 isoform X12: MGSMAPNDAMAAGPMAPGFFQGPPDSQQPPHNPNAPMMGPHVQPFMSPRFPGGPRPALRMPSQPPVGLPGSQPLLPGAMEPSPRAQGHPSMGPMQRVTPPRGMAGVGPQSYGGGMRPPPNSLAGPGLPTMNMGPGVRGPWASPSGNSIPYSSSSPGSYTGPPGGGGPPGTPIMPSPGDSTNSSENMYTIMNPIGPGAGRANFPLGPGPEGPMAAMSAMEPHHVNGSLGSGDMDGLPKSSPGAVAGLSNAPGTPRDDGEMAAAGTFLHPFPSESVSDCVDSPPAAASGRRGLAGRPRRGGRGARARP